One Campylobacter pinnipediorum subsp. caledonicus genomic window carries:
- a CDS encoding flagellar hook-basal body protein — protein sequence MQNGYYQATGAMVAQFNRLNVISNNLANVNTIGFKRDDVVIGDFERIFKQTQDELPLKNHTRDAAKYLNRTIDRVPQVSEQYTDFSSGGLKHSLNTFDFALKREDLFFLVQTPNGAKLTKNGAFTLDSEGFIVNKDGFRVLPSNYQEQNERGIQTPQGTRITSDKNGNLYSNSKAFAKFFIAQPKEIRNLEKIGANLFELKNLDELRDVDDAGSLLQGYTQMSNVNPVTEMVGLIETQRMVDMYQKVMNTHMNDLNQDAVTKLGAVKA from the coding sequence ATGCAAAATGGTTATTATCAGGCAACCGGAGCGATGGTTGCACAATTTAATAGATTAAATGTAATATCAAATAATCTAGCAAATGTAAATACAATAGGTTTTAAAAGAGATGATGTTGTTATAGGTGATTTTGAAAGAATTTTTAAACAAACTCAAGATGAATTACCACTAAAAAATCATACAAGGGATGCCGCAAAGTATCTAAATCGAACTATTGATAGAGTTCCTCAGGTAAGTGAGCAATATACTGATTTTAGCTCAGGTGGATTAAAACATAGCCTAAATACATTTGATTTTGCTTTAAAAAGAGAGGATTTGTTTTTTTTAGTTCAAACTCCAAATGGTGCTAAATTGACAAAAAATGGAGCCTTTACACTAGATAGTGAGGGTTTTATAGTAAATAAAGATGGTTTTCGTGTTTTACCTAGTAATTATCAAGAACAAAATGAAAGAGGTATTCAAACACCTCAGGGGACACGAATAACATCTGACAAAAATGGAAATTTATACTCAAACAGTAAGGCTTTTGCTAAGTTTTTTATCGCACAACCAAAAGAGATTAGAAACTTAGAAAAAATTGGGGCTAATTTGTTTGAACTGAAAAATTTAGATGAGTTAAGAGATGTAGATGATGCCGGTAGTCTCTTGCAAGGATATACTCAGATGTCAAATGTAAATCCAGTCACGGAGATGGTCGGGCTTATAGAAACTCAAAGAATGGTTGATATGTATCAAAAGGTTATGAATACCCATATGAACGATCTAAATCAAGATGCTGTTACAAAA
- the rpoD gene encoding RNA polymerase sigma factor RpoD codes for MSSAKEAFSQIEELFAENAKGFITYEKLVKLFDKAPTATIVKKIEALMNKNKTQLLTAAEVAKMKNLADAKKRKKEAEEAQEENIDDDFDLANDSDYLEWSRSDSPVRMYLREMGQISLLTKDEEVEISKKIELGEDIIIDAFCSVPFLIDFILDYKEPLINRERRVKELFKSFEEDSDSDDDNDDDNDDDSSDLDDNNSETPASKKVAKNDKRALKVIESFKALEKAKKEWLKTANKQGEIDKDDIFANINIAFKKKILKDKLMDLGPTSKLISEIVKSMETALKSDDEFDRELKRLEYRLPMFSDELKKNHKGILKDILKLSKDDIIARVPEATMVSTYVEIKKLFQTKEASKQGFNLEPAKLKSVLEQIKRGKKISDEAKTRMAKSNLRLVVSIAKRYTNRGLPFLDLIQEGNIGLMKAVDKFEYRKGYKFSTYATWWIRQAISRAIADQARTIRIPIHMIETINRINKINRKYLQEEGKEPDVSVIAKEVGLSVDKVKQVIKITKEPISLEAPIANEDDGKFGDFVEDKNSLSPMEHILKNDLREQIDDVLSQLNDREKAVICMRFGLLDDESDRTLEEIGKALNVTRERVRQIESSAIKKLKHPKVGRKLKNYIEG; via the coding sequence ATGAGTTCTGCAAAAGAGGCATTTTCACAAATAGAAGAGCTTTTTGCCGAAAACGCAAAAGGTTTTATAACTTATGAAAAACTTGTAAAATTATTTGACAAAGCACCAACAGCTACTATAGTTAAGAAAATAGAAGCTTTAATGAACAAAAACAAAACTCAACTTTTAACAGCAGCTGAAGTTGCTAAAATGAAAAATTTAGCAGATGCTAAAAAGAGAAAAAAAGAGGCTGAAGAAGCTCAAGAAGAAAATATAGATGATGATTTTGATCTAGCTAATGACTCAGACTATCTTGAATGGTCAAGGTCTGATAGCCCTGTAAGAATGTATCTTAGAGAGATGGGTCAAATATCTCTTTTAACCAAAGATGAAGAGGTAGAAATAAGCAAAAAGATAGAACTTGGGGAAGATATTATCATAGATGCTTTTTGTTCTGTCCCGTTTTTGATTGATTTTATACTTGATTATAAAGAGCCACTTATAAATAGAGAGCGTCGTGTAAAAGAGCTATTTAAAAGCTTTGAAGAAGATAGTGATAGTGATGATGACAACGATGATGACAACGATGATGATTCAAGTGATTTAGATGATAACAATAGTGAAACCCCAGCATCTAAAAAAGTTGCAAAAAACGACAAAAGAGCATTAAAAGTAATAGAAAGTTTTAAGGCATTAGAAAAAGCAAAAAAAGAGTGGTTAAAAACTGCAAATAAACAAGGTGAAATAGACAAAGATGATATATTTGCAAATATAAATATAGCTTTTAAAAAGAAAATTTTAAAAGATAAACTTATGGATCTAGGTCCAACAAGCAAACTTATAAGCGAAATAGTAAAATCAATGGAAACTGCGCTAAAAAGCGATGATGAATTTGATAGAGAGCTTAAGCGTTTAGAATATCGTCTTCCTATGTTTAGCGATGAGCTTAAGAAAAATCACAAAGGAATTTTAAAAGATATCTTAAAACTCAGCAAAGATGACATAATAGCAAGAGTTCCTGAAGCTACTATGGTTTCTACCTATGTTGAGATCAAAAAACTTTTCCAAACAAAAGAGGCCAGTAAACAAGGGTTTAACCTAGAACCAGCAAAATTAAAATCAGTCTTAGAGCAAATAAAGCGTGGTAAAAAGATATCTGATGAGGCAAAAACAAGAATGGCTAAATCAAACCTAAGACTTGTTGTAAGTATTGCAAAAAGATATACAAATCGTGGATTGCCATTTTTGGATTTGATTCAAGAGGGAAATATAGGCCTTATGAAAGCTGTTGATAAGTTTGAATATAGAAAAGGCTATAAATTTTCAACATATGCAACTTGGTGGATAAGACAGGCTATAAGTAGAGCAATAGCCGATCAAGCAAGAACAATAAGAATACCTATCCATATGATAGAAACTATAAATCGTATAAATAAAATCAACAGAAAATACCTACAAGAAGAAGGCAAAGAACCTGATGTAAGCGTTATCGCAAAAGAGGTAGGGCTTAGTGTAGATAAAGTGAAACAAGTTATAAAAATAACAAAAGAGCCTATCAGTCTTGAAGCACCTATTGCAAATGAAGATGATGGTAAATTCGGGGATTTTGTTGAGGATAAAAACTCATTAAGCCCAATGGAACATATCCTTAAAAATGACCTTAGAGAACAAATAGATGATGTTTTATCTCAACTTAACGATAGAGAAAAAGCTGTTATTTGTATGAGATTTGGACTTTTAGATGATGAAAGTGATAGAACGCTTGAAGAGATAGGAAAAGCTTTAAATGTAACAAGAGAGAGAGTTCGTCAGATAGAAAGCTCAGCTATAAAAAAACTAAAACATCCTAAAGTTGGAAGAAAACTCAAAAACTATATAGAGGGTTGA